CTGAACATCAAGCACTTCTTTCTGATAAATGCAGCCGGCATTTATATGAAAAGCTGCTATATGTTGTGCTATATGTTGGATGTCGATTTCTGAAACCCTATTGTTTTGCAGTAAAACATCCATTTGCTTTTCGCGATCCAGCTTTCGCATTCGAACCGCATAATCAACAATTTCTCCCTCATTCAGGCCAAGAGTAATTCCTTCGGGCGATTTTCTAACGGGCAGAATATCCAGGTACACATCCTTTGTCAGTCTTTGATTCAATTCCACCTCCTTTTGGCAATAATATTTCCTTTTCTCAAGCGTGGAAAAGTCTAGGAATGAATAATGCATGGGTTTCTTGATCTTGTAAACAAACTTGTTACACAAAATAACCCATGAAATATGCGTTTCAACAAGCTCAGCATGGTCGCACATATCGAGAAATTTATTTGTTGAAATCAGTTTATTTATTTCTTCTTTCTCCATAATTTAAATGGTTAACAGCCTGCAATAACATCTCTTCGATATTATCGTTTGTCGATTCCAGCACTAGGTGATCATCCTCCATAGGCTCCCATTGGGTCTTTATCTTTTTATAGGTGTTAAAATCTGCCTCACTGTACGACCTGGGATTTTTTAGCCGTTCACGGATGATGGATTTTTCAGCTCTTACTTCAATAAAAAAGATAGTACCATAGGCCCTTAATTCATCTGTGAATTTTTTCCTGATATCTTTTTTATAAAATGTACCGTCTACTATTGTATTTCTATTATCCACATTTGAGTGCCTTACTTTTTCCAGCATTTTATCATAAACTGAAAGTTTCTCTTCTTCAGAATACGTTCTGACAGCATACATCTCCATCCTTAATCTGTCACTGTTTATATAATCAGCATTTATCATTTCAGCAAGACGGGAAGCAAAATAACTTTTACCAGAACCTGGCAAGCCAAACACAATTACGATCATAAAAGGTTCAAAAATGTTTCAAGAAAAATTTCATTAATTTAAGTAAAGGACAGATTTTGAACAAAATAACTAATATGATATTAATCAGCTTGTTTGTAGATTTAAATCAAGAATATTTGCGGTATTTACCGCTAACTTATTTAAATACCATTTGCTGTATGGCAAATAAGCTGACCACCCTAACTTATCGTGAGGCCATTAAACAAGCAATCCGCGAAGCCTTGTTAAGCGATTTTTGTTTTGTAAGGAATACGGAACAGTTCCATCATAAAGATGAACATCAGGACAACTCTTTTTTTATCAGTTCATAAAATTCTGAGAATGAAGAAAGGTTGTTATGTTTCCCATCTTTAATAATGACATACTTGTCATCTTTCTTTAACGATTTCTTTAATTCTCTGGAGCTTCTTACAGGGGTAATTTTATCATTAGCGCCAACAATAACAATGATAGGATATGGCACACTTTTAAGGTATTCCTTGTTCTTAAAAGGAAATCGGAACACAAACAATTTAGGAAGAAATGGATAATATGAATGAAATAAGTCTGATATAGATGAAAAAGGAGTTTCCAGTATGAGTTTCCGGGCGTAAACTTCAGAAGCCAGATAAGAAGCCAATCCACTACCTATACTTCTGCCGTAAATAATGATTTCTTGTGATGAATAATGCTGTTTGGCAAACATGAAGACAGCTTCTGCATCTTTAAAAAAAAACTTTTCGTTGATCCTGCCTTTGCTTTTACCGTAACCGCGGTAATCCATCATAATCAGATCAAGTCCCAGTTTGTGAAATTCCTGATCATATATATGTCCCCAACGTAACAGATTGCCAACGTTTCCATGGAAATAAAGGATAACACCTTTTTTTGATTTTTCATTATTGGCTTTAAACCACAAACAGTTGATCTTGCCATTTCCTGGAGTGATGAGATTTATCTCTTCAAAATGGACTTGAAAATGAAAGGGATGATCATCAGACATCTTTCGGGGCCGGAATAATATATGATACTGAAAAGTATATGTTAGAATGTTTCCAAACACTAGTGCAACTGCCAGACCAATTATTATCCAGATTATTGTCATCATAACAGCAGTTTTAGGATTTCATTCAGCTGTAGATGATACTCATCAAATAATGGCAGGTTGTTATGTTTTCCCCCGTTGATGGTTAGGAGTTTTATTTTTTCAGGGAACTCTGATTTCAATTGTTTGCTGAACTTGTATGGTATAATTCTATCGCGGTTACCATGAAAAATAATTATGGGGCAGGATACATCTTTTATATATTCATTGAGAGGTACATTGAATTTCAATATCATTTTTAAGGGTAGGATCCAGCTGTAATATTTGGCCAGTTTCTTTAAGCTATAAAAGGGTGAATCCAATATTAATAAACGCGGGTTATTCAATGAAGCAATCCTGGTGGCAAAGCCACTACCCAACGATCTTCCGTAAATGATGATCCTGTCTTCCGGGTATAGTTCTTTTACTTTTTCATATACAGCTTCGGTATTATGAAATATTTCTGTTTCGGTCGGATGTCCTGTACTTTTCCCGAACCCTGGGTAGTCAAAAATAAAAAAATCATAACCTGAATTAAGGAAATCAGTTCTGAACTTGCTCCAACCTTTGATGGAACGGGTATTACCTTTGAAGTAAAGAACCACGCCCTTAGAATTTCTTCCTTTGAATAGCAAAGCATCAATATAACTACCATTTGGCACCCGTATCTCAAACTCTTCGAACTTTTCAGGATAAACAAATCGAAAGTTTTTAGGCAACCTCTCAGGGTGATAGAAGAAATAATTCTGAAAGAAATAGAGAAGAATTGCTGTCACTAGATAAATACCGATTATCCAAAATATCCAGGTAATAAAAATCATTTCAAACCTCTGAGTATATCAATACTTTGAATTCTGCTATTATGTCAATTATCCAATCTTAAACTCATTGTTAGTTGGAATGATGCCCAACGTTCCTGAGTTTTCCGATCGGCGCAAAGAAACCACACTCAATAGCCAACCCGTGACTAAAATAAGTGGATTTGCTGGAAGAACCAAGTTGCACGTCATCCGTGCTTGCCAAGCGAATATTAGCTGAAATTCACTTGAACGGCAAGCTCTTTAGTATCCATCTTAACACTTTCATCGTAAAGCTTGCTGTTAGTTTTATGCAAATATTCGCGCATCAACGAAAAACTCAGCGCATCTACCCCGGCATGCGTGTTTACCCTGTCGTCAAAGGGGATGTTAGTGGTAAGCTGTATAAGTTCTAATTCTTTGCTTTGTTCATAATTTCGGTTCCTAAATGCCCACGTGCCTTATCCCCGGACTAGGATTTTCATGAATAAGGCAAAGAAATGTAGCATCATATCGCTTTTTTTCCTATATTAATCATCAGATTGTCAGATTGTTATAAGTAAATACATTATTTAATTAAACAATTACTATTTACCTATGAAAACAATACAAAAATTGTTGAGTAGGGCTCGGCTCAATTCCAATTCGCGAAGCTTCCTGCTTTTGAAAATCAGTTCGGAAAATACGAAACGACTATTTATCTGCTCGGCAGACCAGGTTTGGAATCAAAAATTACTTCAAGACACCCTTTAGAAATAAAAACATGAGTAACACAAAATTAATAACGCCAATTCTGTTTTGGTTGTGCATAGGTAGTCTCAATGCGCAGACCCGCACAGAAAAAGACCTTTTGGGTGAGAAGCAAATTCCTGCAAACGCCTATTACGG
Above is a window of Solitalea lacus DNA encoding:
- a CDS encoding AAA family ATPase, which gives rise to MIVIVFGLPGSGKSYFASRLAEMINADYINSDRLRMEMYAVRTYSEEEKLSVYDKMLEKVRHSNVDNRNTIVDGTFYKKDIRKKFTDELRAYGTIFFIEVRAEKSIIRERLKNPRSYSEADFNTYKKIKTQWEPMEDDHLVLESTNDNIEEMLLQAVNHLNYGERRNK
- a CDS encoding alpha/beta hydrolase, translating into MMTIIWIIIGLAVALVFGNILTYTFQYHILFRPRKMSDDHPFHFQVHFEEINLITPGNGKINCLWFKANNEKSKKGVILYFHGNVGNLLRWGHIYDQEFHKLGLDLIMMDYRGYGKSKGRINEKFFFKDAEAVFMFAKQHYSSQEIIIYGRSIGSGLASYLASEVYARKLILETPFSSISDLFHSYYPFLPKLFVFRFPFKNKEYLKSVPYPIIVIVGANDKITPVRSSRELKKSLKKDDKYVIIKDGKHNNLSSFSEFYELIKKELS
- a CDS encoding alpha/beta hydrolase; this encodes MTAILLYFFQNYFFYHPERLPKNFRFVYPEKFEEFEIRVPNGSYIDALLFKGRNSKGVVLYFKGNTRSIKGWSKFRTDFLNSGYDFFIFDYPGFGKSTGHPTETEIFHNTEAVYEKVKELYPEDRIIIYGRSLGSGFATRIASLNNPRLLILDSPFYSLKKLAKYYSWILPLKMILKFNVPLNEYIKDVSCPIIIFHGNRDRIIPYKFSKQLKSEFPEKIKLLTINGGKHNNLPLFDEYHLQLNEILKLLL